A portion of the Toxoplasma gondii ME49 chromosome VIIb, whole genome shotgun sequence genome contains these proteins:
- a CDS encoding hypothetical protein (encoded by transcript TGME49_260520), producing the protein MLSVLAFQPPSPQLTRENVFFLARRGISQRSRAFVCIMRFLIARGFLGCVVLFAVAASGSHSGASYDRGGHGSPSAGDPATKRWQHGWVPHPGHPSSVQRQHELYASGDQSNQRGHEAEAHGLFPRVDVGAQSPVGYHQARGGGYSASVAPTGYPHVQNAHSYGQAPGPYSGFYGRASSDLTVAGVSRGGGLSSASYAGGGERGNQWMGTAVGKAMRTVRQKLSNLSQGLSPRMTDNEDPFEVLQTEIVRLVKTINRLSTFCEAGQGSSLMHSNVFGWGIAEAIDPKESERQAVKVAAVARAVLYEAAALVDLLFVSPSEQTLKEASRVFQERLHMLRDSSNDFRGHLQALRGAMRAKLSDCAPLVEAPRRRDAVQGLWKRCTARANSVVKYVVYSLEHLVPVVFSTLSAVLQGFEPESRIDFRLTDKVLSISESIDTIQTRALSIRAYNEKLLATVNQIVSLETPSGISSPLGLTALGGTGNFGRGTGYVPGSASLGGGIVAGTMPGLLTGSLRYGLAGDMRMGTNAGGLGPGGPATLGGSAAGGLWGHGGTGALPVGGLMGSSGGGLLQGIGASTVGSIGSQGISVSSVGTHLPRQPLVATTGSLSDGGLSAVAAPRPSGPADTESVGLARPSAVPVSARPPVFHGMRIGAAQRPDATLPDLVTARVSPSAEEAVPVTAERAVEETHAVNGRKRDNKNVSSGAVPNAASGEGHQDNVGDAETIDSIDHIGDEDDLNDDFD; encoded by the exons ATGCTTTCCGTACTTGCTTTTCAGCCACCGTCGCCCCAACTAACTAGGGAGAACGTTTTTTTCTTGGCGCGTCGTGGAATCTCTCAGCGAAGCCGAGCATTTGTGTGCATCATGCGGTTCCTCATTGCCAGAGGCTTTCTCGGCTGCGTTGTTCTGTTTGCTGTGGCCGCTTCAGGCAGTCATTCTGGTGCTTCGTACGACCGTGGAGGACACGGCTCTCCCAGTGCAGGGGACCCAGCCACCAAACGGTGGCAGCACGGGTGGGTGCCTCATCCGGGACACCCGAGCAGCGTGCAGCGCCAACATGAGCTGTACGCCTCGGGTGATCAGAGTAACCAGAGGGGGCATGAGGCTGAAGCGCATGGTTTATTTCCAAGGGTAGATGTTGGTGCCCAAAGCCCTGTTGGTTACCATCAAGCCAGAGGTGGTGGCTATTCGGCAAGCGTCGCTCCCACTGGGTATCCCCATGTACAGAACGCCCACAGCTATGGACAGGCACCAGGTCCGTATTCTGGCTTTTACGGGCGTGCTAGCTCTGATCTTACTGTCGCGGGAGTATCACGTGGAGGAGGGTTGTCAAGCGCGTCGTACGCAGGTGGCGGTGAAAGAGGAAATCAGTGGATGGGGACAGCTGTTGGCAAAGCAATGAGGACAGTTCGGCAGAAGCTTTCCAACCTTTCCCAGGGCTTGAGTCCTCGTATGACGGACAATGAGGATCCGTTTGAGGTTCTGCAGACAGAGATCGTTCGCCTAGTCAAGACCATCAATAGACTTAGCACGTTTTGCGAAGCGGGGCAAGGCAGTTCTCTAATGCACAGCAACGTTTTCGGGTGGGGCATAGCGGAAGCAATCGACCCCAAAGAATCCGAGAGGCAAGCAGTCAAAGTCGCGGCCGTCGCGAGGGCGGTGCTCTACGAAGCCGCTGCGCTGGTCGACCTGTTGTTTGTAAGTCCGTCCGAACAAACTCTGAAGGAGGCGTCCAGAGTTTTCCAGGAAAGGCTCCACATGCTTCGCGATTCTTCCAATGACTTCCGCGGGCATCTTCAAGCTCTGCGGGGCGCCATGCGTGCCAAGCTGTCCGACTGCGCACCCCTTGTCGAGGCTccacggagaagagacgctgtCCAAGGTCTGTGGAAGAGGTGCACGGCCCGTGCGAACTCAGTTGTCAAATACGTAGTATACTCCTTGGAGCATCTCGTGCCTGTTGTCTTCTCTACTCTCTCGGCTGTACTTCAGGGCTTCGAACCGGAAAGCCGAATAGATTTCCGCCTTACCGACAAAGTTCTCAGCATCTCCGAATCAATTGATACGATTCAGACTCGAGCTCTTTCGATTCGTGCATATAATGAAAAGCTGTTGGCAACCGTCAATCAAATCGTTAGTCTCGAAACTCCAAGCGGAATTTCGAGCCCACTGGGACTGACTGCGCTTGGAGGAACTGGTAACTTTGGTCGGGGAACAGGCTATGTTCCAGGTTCTGCATCTCTTGGTGGTGGTATCGTCGCCGGCACCATGCCAGGGTTGTTGACTGGAAGCTTACGATATGGCTTAGCTGGTGACATGAGAATGGGGACCAATGCTGGAGGACTGGGCCCGGGCGGACCAGCAACTTTGGGTGGAAGCGCCGCAGGGGGGTTGTGGGGCCATGGAGGAACAGGGGCACTGCCTGTAGGAGGGCTAATGGGGTCTTCCGGTGGCGGGCTTCTACAAGGAATCGGAGCATCAACTGTAGGCTCGATTGGATCGCAGGGTATATCCGTTTCTTCGGTGGGAACACACTTGCCTCGCCAACCGCTTGTCGCCACGACCGGGTCACTGTCTGACGGTGGGCTCTCTGCGGTTGCAGCCCCCCGCCCAAGTGGTCCTGCCGACACGGAGAGCGTGGGTTTGGCACGTCCATCGGCCGTGCCAGTCAGTGCCAGGCCCCCTGTGTTTCACGGGATGCGCATAGGCGCAGCTCAGCGACCAGATGCAACTCTGCCCGATCTGGTAACAGCACGTGTGTCACCTTCAGCAGAGGAGGCGGTGCCCGTAACAGCAGAGCGTGCTGTAGAAGAGACTCACGCGGTCAATggcaggaaacgagacaaCAAAAACGTTTCGAGCGGCGCGGTGCCTAACGCCGCGAGTGGAGAGGGTCACCAGGACAATGTaggcgacgcagaaacgATCGACAGTATAGACCATATCGGAGATGAG GACGATCTGAACGACGATTTTGACTGA
- a CDS encoding ubiquitin thioesterase otubain-like family protein (encoded by transcript TGME49_260510), whose protein sequence is MTAHISAVSFTFFWSLKDERPAKKPGRKPGGSSGKLTLIHTKTVSSDFVAHQKNLQHKRGQQRPYSLRVRPVGFSVWNIFGRGSPELRCVLASSYGHELYAAKYLEISRGGLLLRHWRPSAVHFPFSSRGALPCHLPSLLLLAEIVSNGGKSVFIEQFTLAFLVNKLNMADSNGGVEPVADPNTSAGPMAEAPRTPQENEGNSLPEWQQEIESQPLVGKVESLDCLCRDFEGNPALCAKARTFVKEQQQRRDACCSPSPTEDRAQGAEENEREAGHSHEDALHGAEGTWTMRRVRKDGCCFYRAYMYGVFLCFLRQREKIKSFIKRINDELLPKVQEVNAGAETVADFAEETVENLEKLESPEANTQTLDDIFNDTCSSNYIVVFARLLASTHIKLNSELYLPFLTAYATVEDYCSHEVDPMWVEAEQPQIMALTAMTQMPVEIVYFDQSPGEVPVRHIFPHSDDAQIHLIYRPGHYDFFFYSPRQAGAHQST, encoded by the exons ATGAC GGCACATATAAGCGCGGTttccttcacttttttctg GTCCCTAAAAGATGAAAGGCCCGCCAAGAAACCGGGGAGAAAGCCTGGGGGTTCTAGTGGTAAACTGACTCTGATACATACGAAAA CTGTATCCAGTGATTTCGTTGCACACCAAAAAAACCTCCAACATAAACGTGGGCAACAACGCCCGTATTCACTGCGGGTGCGACCTGTCGGTTTTTCCGTCTGGAACATCTTCGGCCGAGGGTCACCGGAGCTCCGCTgcgttctcgcctcctcaT ACGGGCACGAATTGTATGCTGCGAAGTATCTCGAAATTTCGCGTGGCGGCCTCCTGCTTCGGCACTGGCGTCCATCTGCCGTTCacttccctttttcttctcgtggTGCTTTGCCTTGCCACCTTCcctccttgcttcttctggcCGAAATCGTGTCTAACGGGGGAAAAAGCGTGTTTATCGAACAGTTtactctcgccttccttgtGAACAAATTGAACATGGCGGATTCAAACGGAGGGGTCGAACCTGTTGCAGACCCTAACACCTCTGCAGGGCCGATGGCAGAAGCACCACGGACACCTCAAGAGAATGAAGGGAATTCGTTGCCAGAATGGCAGCAGGAAATCGAGAGCCAGCCACTTGTAGGGAAAGTGGAGAGTCTGGACTGTTTGTGTCGGGATTTCGAAGGGAACCCTGCGCTCTGTGCCAAGGCGCGGACGTTCGTCAAGGAAcaacagcagagaagggaTGCCTGCTGCAGCCCGAGTCcaacagaagacagagctcaaggcgcagaagagaacgagagggaagCCGGACATTCTCACGAGGATGCTCTGCACGGAGCTGAGGGCACATGGACCATGAGAAGAGTACGCAAGGACGGATGCTGCTTTTACCGCGCGTACATGTAcggcgtcttcctctgctttctccgtcAACGCGAGAAAATCAAAAGCTTCATTAAACGCATCAACGACGAATTGCTGCCCAAAGTACAGGAAGTCAA CGCTGGCGCAGAGACTGTGGCCGACTTCGCTGAAG AAACTGTGGAGAACCTGGAGAAGCTGGAATCCCCTGAAGCCAACACGCAGACGCTCGACGACATCTTCAACGATACCTGCAGCAGCAATTACATTGTTGTCTTTGCGCG CCTTCTCGCTTCGACACACATTAAGTTGAACAGTGAATTGTACTTGCCGTTCCTGACCGCGTACGCAACGGTGGAGGACTACTGCTCTCACGAAGTGGATCCGATGTGGGTGGAAGCTGAGCAGCCTCAAATCATGGCGTTGACAGCGATGACACAGATGCCTGTAGAGATTGTCTATTTCGATCAGTCGCCCGGCGAGGTGCCAG TTCGTCATATTTTCCCGCACTCGGACGACGCCCAGATCCATTTGATTTATCGGCCGGGACACTACGACTTTTTCTTTTATTCCCCTCGACAGGCCGGTGCTCACCAGAGCACGTAG
- a CDS encoding acetyltransferase, GNAT family protein (encoded by transcript TGME49_260550) — protein sequence MSCLRVEGSDTLRLTEVPGCAQKASGQVGEEDDSVYSASVPSQLIPSGAERLPSEEPFRETEDAGQLPQERKGLLFASSLLPSSSSAIPPSCASRPPLTAPVHRFAKDADISKLPLSRIHFRPVRASDYTQLRQLHEELFPFKYEHTFYDFVCKGECFSLAAVVLKRDLEGLPRLPTPCAQPRLTPARHPPSSSPRDRAFSQDTCLSGVSERARNTTILSGDKQSDPCASIAETYPTPEKSASSVAHGKAGQEPLSDELDRWGDACTLARNPHQCLAPGVLNAGARVGRGRGDRGSCATTQRPPTLPSNSSAQQPSESSIRHGNPSFTSGSSVQDDSGDYVVQENFGHMNAPKGDGCVDEDAGESAVIPALLEKGQNDDRCSAEEFLVGIITVSLKSAYFRSHDVDCVRKWYRMRRESLQLAGSACAPGPVAGPRSTRQIPTCCKHALIRDAAEHQVHQPHAAKCGQKKMPASSGAHVPSVRATRFYSNVANHHYGDCSASGMCHVGEECSEKRTKLTSDLVEATRSGVLTMTSAVCRGSEDATDVSHPVSITAEEACALTFPNLQADESVSDLAYILTLGVAEEFRQKGLAQELIQRTLAYFACPCVNKLPTRSVFLHVVEYNHAALHFYEKQKFKAIEFSKDFYHIYGSVHGSFLYAYNLAELEGRCECSIAADAKQPHGISGVKALANGHIQDGVQWGLSGMQNAFRKVGETLGNLWNSSARAGGIEFVDDSSGTSYGAEGKGQGENNRKTSGE from the coding sequence ATGTCTTGCCTGCGAGTCGAGGGGTCTGACACTCTCAGACTCACGGAAGTGCCTGGCTGTGCGCAGAAGGCCTCAGGGCAGGtcggcgaagaggacgaTTCGGTTTATTCGGCATCTGTGCCAAGTCAGCTGATCCCCTCAGGAGCAGAGCGACTGCCTAGCGAGGAGCCCTTCAGGGAAACCGAAGATGCAGGCCAGTTGCCTCAGGAACGAAAAGGTCTTTTGTTtgcgtcgtctctgctgccgtcgtcctcttcgGCAATTCCTCCCAGTTGTGCGTCTCGGCCACCTTTAACTGCGCCAGTTCACAGGTTCGCCAAAGATGCGGATATCTCTAAGCTTCCGCTGTCTCGCATTCACTTTCGCCCTGTCCGAGCGTCCGATTACACGCAGCTGCGTCAGCTGCATGAGGAACTTTTCCCGTTCAAGTATGAACATACGTTTTATGACTTCGTCTGCAAGGGGGAATGCTTCTCGCTCGCCGCCGTCGTCTTAAAGCGAGACTTGGAGGGGCTGCCACGGCTCCCAACTCCGTGTGCACAGCCGAGGCTGACTCCAGCCCGACACCCtccgtcgtcctctcctAGAGACCGTGCATTCTCGCAGGACACATGTTTGTCCGGGGTTAGCGAGAGGGCGAGGAATACTACAATTTTGTCTGGAGACAAGCAGTCTGATCCCTGCGCCTCAATTGCGGAGACATATCCGACTCCTGAGAAGTCTGCGAGCTCCGTCGCACACGGGAAGGCCGGCCAAGAGCCACTTTCAGATGAGCTTGACAGGTGGGGAGATGCGTGCACTCTCGCCAGGAACCCCCACCAGTGCTTGGCCCCAGGTGTTTTGAATGCTGGTGCAAGAGTTGGGCGCGGCCGAGGGGATCGAGGCAGCTGTGCGACGACGCAACGACCACCAACGCTTCCCTCGAACTCCAGTGCGCAGCAACCGTCGGAGAGCTCTATCCGGCATGGCAATCCATCATTCACTTCTGGCTCATCTGTTCAAGACGACAGTGGAGATTATGTCGTTCAGGAAAACTTCGGGCATATGAACGCTCCGAAAGGGGATGGCTGTGTTGACGAAGACGCTGGAGAATCGGCGGTCATTCCAGCTCTGCTGGAGAAGGGGCAGAACGACGACAGATGTAGTGCGGAGGAATTTCTTGTTGGTATAATCACGGTATCCCTCAAGTCTGCTTACTTCCGATCACATGATGTGGACTGCGTACGGAAGTGGTATAGAATGAGGCGCGAATCCTTGCAGCTTGCTGGTTCGGCGTGTGCCCCAGGACCTGTAGCAGGGCCACGGTCTACAAGGCAGATACCCACATGTTGTAAGCATGCTCTGATACGAGATGCAGCGGAACATCAGGTGCATCAACCCCATGCCGCGAAATGCGGCCAAAAGAAAATGCCAGCGTCGTCTGGTGCACATGTTCCGTCTGTGCGTGCCACTAGGTTTTATTCGAATGTCGCTAATCACCATTATGGGGATTGTAGCGCCTCAGGAATGTGTCACGTTGGAGAGGAGTGTTCGGAGAAACGGACGAAGCTGACAAGCGACCTCGTGGAGGCGACCCGCTCGGGTGTACTGACGATGACCAGTGCAGTGTGTCGTGGGAGCGAAGATGCCACAGATGTTAGTCACCCGGTCTCAATAACCGCGGAGGAGGCTTGCGCTTTGACGTTTCCTAATCTTCAAGCCGATGAATCCGTATCGGATTTGGCTTATATTCTTACGCTAGGAGTTGCAGAAGAGTTCCGGCAAAAGGGACTTGCCCAAGAACTCATTCAAAGAACACTCGCGTACTTTGCTTGTCCGTGTGTTAATAAGCTTCCGACACGATCCGTGTTTCTCCATGTCGTAGAATACAACCATGCAGCGTTGCATTTCTATGAGAAGCAGAAATTCAAGGCGATTGAGTTCTCTAAAGACTTCTACCATATCTATGGCTCTGTGCATGGGTCCTTTTTGTATGCGTACAATTTGGCGGAGCTGGAGGGTCGTTGCGAATGCTCCATAGCTGCGGATGCGAAGCAGCCGCATGGCATCTCTGGGGTTAAAGCCCTCGCCAATGGGCATATTCAGGATGGCGTCCAGTGGGGATTATCTGGAATGCAAAATGCTTTCAGAAAGGTCGGCGAGACACTGGGAAACCTCTGGAATAGCAGTGCTCGCGCAGGAGGCATCGAGTTTGTTGACGACTCTTCTGGAACATCATACGGGGCAGAAGGCAAGGGACAGGGAGAAAATAACAGGAAGACATCGGGGGAGTAA
- a CDS encoding COPI associated protein, putative (encoded by transcript TGME49_260500~Predicted trans-membrane domain (TMHMM2.0):56-79:88-111:123-146:155-178) — protein MYADAPIAGHPTEALVGGQNGYPAIPTSAAHIAEQMESGGARVEETLVRLNCKYQTLFFCAGMAAVTAGVIGGLTSLLTLQLACLVNSTFLLVFGFVMMLLDVPGAPRWAGRYRSSIRKYFRFLTRLTGKALWLLFLGSMTAVTLWPSNRQAHALLFFTICLSFFVSSVAIVGLLIAIRKSLRLEKVRKAILMSCKGAYIDVYRKYAMTDPQHGMQFEEFNRLCADVTGGRLQFDITDLGIIYNALDDHQKSAINEREFSEWMTGSMTYL, from the exons ATGTACGCAGACGCGCCAATCGCGGGACACCCAACAG AGGCACTGGTCGGTGGACAAAATGGCTACCCTGCCATTCCCACGTCAGCTGCCCACATTGCTGAGCAAATGGAGAGTGGTGGTGCGCGCGTCGAGGAAACGCTCGTGCGTCTGAACTGCAAGTACCAaactctctttttctgtgcgGGCATGGCTGCTGTCACAGCTGGAGTCATCGGCGGCCTCACATCCCTTTTGACTCTGCAGCTTGCCTGTCTGGTCAACTCCACCTTCCTCCT CGTCTTCGGTTTTGTCATGATGCTTCTAGATGTTCCTGGAGCGCCTCGATGGGCAGGACGGTACCGATCGTCTATCCGCAAATATTTCCGCTTCCTCACTCGCCTCACTGGCAAGGCTTTGTGGCTCTTGTTCTTGGGGAGCATGACTGCTGTCACCTTGTGGCCGTCGAATCGCCAGGCCCAcgctctgctcttctttACCATCTGCCtcagtttcttcgtctcttcggtCGCTATTGTTGGTTTGCTCATT GCCATCAGGAAGTCCCTGCGACTGGAGAAAGTTCGCAAGGCTATTTTGATGAGCTGCAAGGGAGCCTACATCGACGTGTACCGCAAGTATGCCATGACCGACCCCCAGCACGGCATGCAGTTCGAGGAGTTCAACCGCCTGTGCGCAGATGTGACTGGTGGACGCCTCCAGTTCGACATCACTGATCTGGGCATCATCTACAACGCTCTTGACGACCACCAGAAGTCGGCAATCAACGAGCGCGAGTTTTCCGAATGGATGACAG GTTCCATGACTTACCTGTAA
- the ALV9 gene encoding alveolin domain containing intermediate filament IMC14 (encoded by transcript TGME49_260540~Gene product name based on ToxoDB Community Expert Annotation.), whose protein sequence is MELCESPCCEPRERLPAIPVLPLATVGGLPASQTLIEEKVTYTTKPIVAEQIIEVPQVEYRDHLVEERQTVFVEKVIHVPRTEIQERIVEVPRHVTREVVVDVPQVQVVEKFVEIPTPIYQEKIIPVARPVIKQKTTHVPKPVLHEKFVEVPRVYYKPVTVEKIVEVPEYRIEYKYRDVPVPQKVFRVVPFDRIRYVPQIRYVDKIVKKPEIRTNSVPVFESTQGRSVKVASPRRVPISGPATPVLMEREQREVAYCDSLMEGLFGCFMPATPVEKQACRGVSRRRMRLRSPRSPPINMDVVVMSRSPRNRRSRRVFGDCCSSDVAEVRTPRLMHLPAPTPVAGLAVSSVQHPSLKRPQPVPYPLPSPPSLPTMVSPCPPPEAMIETKLGAMTFRQFEKLNNEDILGKHLRPYDIPTSNGQVDSCDTSKCSTLPRPEETTITSNHRQIHPGQLFGEGALSSSAVSPRGGTRSSDISEVLQRQREELKLRIEHERIHAERLRLACLAEEKRMQLLELEEQQRQVRLQAHKQQTEYEAQQQLFAREQEHLQKEALAGDVMIQTRYGPMKFQEFEKLNNEDFMKSPRGLQISTCNTMAYSPSLATPRTQAGETDYRTHTSVAYVGGTASVPQQVPIYQEAPVILSPRVVVPNRGPVYLQEHQPMYLPRTFQCSHHGDCPVGGLHPTVGESHDEDLLDERYTIQLQQLTKIAFRNAYQAGLNVYEGVRSLVNWGKSG, encoded by the exons ATGGAGCTCTGCGAGAGCCCCTGCTGCGAGCCTAGGGAACGTCTCCCAGCGATCCCGGTACTCCCACTCGCCACCGTTGGAGGGTTGCCGGCATCTCAAACCCTCATCGAAGAAAAAGTGACTTATACTACGAAGCCGATAGTCGCCGAACAAATAATTGAGGTACCACAAGTCGAGTACCGCGACCACTTAGTAGAGGAGCGACAAACGGTGTTTGTGGAGAAGGTTATTCATGTTCCTCGAACTGAGATTCAAGAGCGTATTGTGGAAGTTCCACGCCATGTAACTCGAGAAGTTGTTGTCGACGTACCACAAGTTCAAGTTGTCGAGAAGTTTGTGGAGATACCGACTCCAATATACCAG GAGAAAATCATTCCGGTGGCTCGCCCGGTGATTAAACAGAAGACCACGCATGTGCCAAAACCTGTGCTTCATGAAAAGTTTGTTGAAGTTCCGCGTGTCTACTACAAACCCGTAACAGTCGAGAAAATTGTCGAGGTTCCGGAGTACCGTATCGAGTATAAGTACCGTGATGTCCCGGTTCCTCAGAAAGTCTTTAGAGTTGTCCCGTTTGATCGTATCAGGTACGTACCACAGATTCGTTATGTGGACAAAATTGTCAAGAAACCAGAAATCCGTACTAACTCTGTGCCCGTCTTTGAGTCAACACAGGGACGGTCCGTCAAAGTTGCTTCGCCGCGTCGTGTTCCTATTTCCGGTCCGGCCACACCTGTCCTCATGGAACGGGAACAGCGTGAAGTGGCTTACTGTGACTCTCTAATGGAAGGACTTTTTGGCTGTTTCATGCCAGCCACTCCCGTTGAGAAGCAGGCGTGTCGTGGCGTAAGCAGACGCCGCATGCGCTTGAGGTCCCCCAGGAGCCCTCCGATCAACATGGACGTCGTTGTTATGTCGAGGAGTCCAAGAAATAGAAGGAGCAGACGTGTCTTTGGTGACTGCTGCAGCTCGGATGTCGCGGAGGTGAGG ACGCCTCGACTAATGCACTTACCTGCGCCAACTCCGGTCGCTGGACTCGCTGTCTCATCAGTTCAACACCCATCCCTAAAACGGCCTCAGCCTGTACCATATCCACTTCCCTCTCCGCCATCGCTGCCGACAATGGTGTCTCCCTGTCCCCCTCCAGAGGCGATGATTGAGACAAAGCTCGGTGCTATGACATTCCGTCAGTTTGAGAAACTGAATAATGAAGATATTCTGGGGAAACACTTACGCCCATACGACATCCCTACATCAAATGGGCAAGTTGATTCCTGTGACACTTCAAAGTGTTCCACACTGCCTCGCCCAGAAGAGACAACAATCACATCCAACCACCGACAGATCCATCCAGGACAGCTGTTTGGTGAAGGTGcgctttcctcctctgctgTGAGCCCTCGAGGCGGCACAAGAAGTTCAGATATATCTGAAGTGCTACAGAGACAGCGTGAAGAGCTGAAGCTTCGGATCGAGCACGAACGGATTCACGCTGAACGTCTCCGTTTAGCGTGTTTAGCTGAAgaaaagcgcatgcagctgctcGAACTCGAGGAACAACAGAGGCAGGTGCGGCTGCAGGCGCACAAGCAGCAGACTGAGTATGAAGCTCAGCAGCAGCTTTTTgcgagagaacaggaacATCTCCAGAAGGAG GCCCTTGCCGGTGATGTTATGATCCAGACGCGGTATGGCCCTATGAAATTCCAGGAGTTTGAAAAACTGAACAACGAAGACTTTATGAAAAG CCCTCGAGGACTTCAAATCAGCACTTGTAACACAATGGCGTATTCTCCTAGTTTAGCAACTCCACGCACGCAAGCTGGTGAAACCGACTACCGCACACACACGTCGGTGGCGTACGTTGGAGGGACTGCTTCGGTCCCACAACAGGTCCCGATATATCAGGAGGCACCCGTGATACTGTCTCCCCGAGTAGTGGTGCCGAACAGAGGGCCTGTGTATCTGCAGGAACATCAGCCGATGTATCTTCCCAGAACTTTTCAATGTAGCCATCATGGTGACTGTCCCGTTGGTGGCTTGCACCCTACCGTCGGTGAGTCACACGACGAGGACCTTCTGGATGAGCGTTACACGATTCAACTTCAACAGCTAACAAAGATAGCTTTTCGCAACGCGTATCAAGCAGGTCTGAATGTGTACGAAGGAGTCCGCAGTCTCGTGAATTGGGGGAAATCAGGTTGA
- a CDS encoding Sel1 repeat-containing protein (encoded by transcript TGME49_260530) translates to MSSQFGFGGPLFRLKQALVIFQAFVDGSSLRQRSKATLKEECVSLQRILEGCLQARVPQDADLNSAAEQVVVHLAEVMETIKQITQQAKKESRWCSAVRGLEERMRARRRLKCLPLALCRVLFKFTGVLIGTLTAVQQQNTLDMAAARLECAKLRRELSKDDDLEKKECASRLCIEGHKNRFGYGVPTNLLRAFQLYTEAGRLGDLDALTCAGILLEEGLVDPGTDYDDLVSDLALAGSVSPAERNSQDRTSSDRIITVPLSLGTCTESGSLHCTPSVESQRRNNPPRTSFYSAPASRSSSLKRASMVASSTNDRLKAARRYYEVAARQGHADALFRLGKMTEGGQGAIPADPVHAGKLYAEAAKLGHAEAQVAVGYACEQGQSGRMQDYEQAIFWYTKAAEQALRKTTNRH, encoded by the exons ATGTCTTCTCAGTTCGGTTTTGGGGGGCCACTGTTCCGTCTGAAGCAGGCTCTCGTCATTTTTCAGGCATTTGTTGACGGCAGCAGTTTGCGACAGCGATCGAAGGCAACTTTAAAAGAGGAATGCGTTTCTTTGCAAAGA ATATTAGAGGGGTGCTTGCAAGCTCGCGTGCCTCAAGATGCGGACCTCAATTCCGCTGCAGAGCAGGTCGTGGTGCACCTGGCCGAGGTCATGGAGACGATCAAGCAAATCACGCAGCAAGCGAAAAAGGAGTCAAGGTGGTGCTCCGCTGTTAGAGGCTTGGAAGAGCGAATGAG AGCCCGAAGAAGATTGAAGTGTTTGCCATTGGCATTGTGTCGCGTCCTGTTCAAGTTCACTGGAGTCTTAATTGGCACTCTTACTGCTGTCCAGCAACAAAATACGCTTGACATGGCCGCAGCAAGACTTGAGTGTGCGAAGCTCCGCCGGGAACTGTCCAA AGATGACGActtggagaaaaaagaatgtGCATCACGGTTGTGCATTGAGGGACACAAGAACCGGTTCGGCTATGGCGTTCCTACCAACTTGTTGAGGGCATTCCAACTCTACACAGAAGCGGGCAGATTGGGGGACCTGGATGCCCTGACGTGTGCAG GAATCCTGCTGGAGGAGGGACTGGTTGATCCAGGCACTGACTACGACGATCTGGTGAGCGACCTGGCTTTGGCAGGGTCTGTAAGCCCAGCGGAGCGGAACTCTCAGGACCGCACTTCGTCAGATCGAATAATTACCGTCCCCCTCAGCTTGGGAACCTGTACGGAAAGTGGTTCTCTCCATTGCACACCATCAGTGGAAAGCCAGCGACGGAATAACCCACCCAGGACCTCCTTTTATTCTGCACCAGCAAGCAGATCGTCATCACTAAAAAGGGCGTCGATGGTGGCTTCAAGCACGAACGACA GGTTGAAGGCAGCCCGTCGCTACTATGAAGTAGCTGCAAGACAAGGCCATGCTGACGCACTCTTTCGCCTTGGTAAAATGACGGAG GGAGGTCAGGGCGCAATTCCTGCTGATCCAGTACATGCTGGGAAATTATACGCCGAG GCGGCCAAACTGGGACACGCCGAAGCCCAAGTG GCAGTAGGATACGCTTGCGAACAAGGACAATCTGGACGGATGCAGGACTACGAACAG GCGATCTTTTGGTATACGAAGGCAGCGGAACAG GCGTTGCGAAAGACTACCAACAGGCATTAG